In the genome of Ignavibacteriales bacterium, one region contains:
- the recR gene encoding recombination protein RecR has translation MQIAQPLLIAIDELSKLPGIGKKTAQRLALHLLKGEESEVQNLLIAIKNLKDKIQFCSRCFNLSEFELCDICNNPKRDNSLLCVVEEASDVIAIEKTHEYSGLYHVLGGVLSPLSGITPESLKIKELLKRFEVEEIKEVILAVNPDTEGETTSLYLAKLIKPLGIKVSRIARGIPIGGDLEFSDEATIGRAVSGRISL, from the coding sequence GTGCAGATAGCTCAGCCATTATTAATTGCGATTGATGAACTTAGCAAGTTGCCGGGAATCGGTAAAAAAACTGCACAAAGGCTTGCGCTTCATTTATTAAAAGGTGAAGAATCTGAAGTACAAAATCTTTTGATTGCAATTAAAAATCTTAAAGATAAAATTCAGTTTTGTTCAAGATGTTTTAATCTATCAGAATTTGAACTTTGTGATATTTGCAATAATCCTAAAAGAGACAATTCTTTACTTTGTGTTGTTGAGGAAGCCAGTGATGTTATTGCAATTGAAAAAACACACGAATATTCCGGATTATATCACGTGTTAGGCGGAGTACTTTCACCGTTATCAGGAATAACACCGGAGTCACTAAAAATAAAAGAACTGCTTAAGCGTTTTGAAGTTGAAGAAATTAAAGAAGTTATACTTGCAGTTAATCCCGATACCGAAGGTGAAACAACATCGTTATATCTTGCTAAATTAATCAAACCGCTCGGGATAAAAGTCTCAAGAATAGCTAGAGGTATACCTATCGGTGGAGACCTCGAATTTTCAGATGAAGCTACAATCGGAAGAGCAGTTTCAGGTAGAATTAGTTTGTAA
- a CDS encoding YbaB/EbfC family nucleoid-associated protein: protein MKGGMQGMLKQVQKMQAEMKRVQDELGNLTVSEEAGGGIIKATANGNKELISIEIDPQVIKADEKEILEDLVVAAVNKALSSASKLAEEEMAKVTKGMIPPGLNIPGF from the coding sequence ATGAAAGGTGGAATGCAGGGAATGCTGAAACAGGTGCAAAAAATGCAGGCTGAGATGAAAAGAGTACAGGATGAGCTGGGAAATCTCACCGTTTCTGAAGAAGCTGGAGGAGGAATTATTAAGGCAACAGCTAACGGAAATAAAGAGCTTATTTCAATAGAAATTGACCCGCAGGTTATTAAAGCGGACGAAAAGGAAATACTTGAAGATCTGGTTGTTGCGGCTGTAAATAAAGCATTATCATCAGCAAGTAAGTTAGCTGAAGAGGAAATGGCTAAAGTGACAAAAGGTATGATTCCTCCCGGATTAAATATTCCCGGATTTTAA
- a CDS encoding phosphatidylserine decarboxylase family protein has translation MFTKYGYSTIGIIAIIVFALIAVSFFIQNPYLKAILIIIPLAFLIFTLNFFRDPERITPDKNNIVVSPADGTVLFVKEVVDNNFIKGKAKQISIFMSPLNVHVNRIPISGIVEHVKYHKGEYVAAFEDKASEVNERSEFVISNEKGKVFFTQVAGFVARRIIYELTENDSVKMGERFGMIKFGSRVDVVVPFDWKEKVKKDDKVSAGETILFEIP, from the coding sequence ATGTTTACTAAATACGGATATTCAACTATTGGAATTATTGCAATAATAGTTTTTGCACTTATTGCAGTAAGTTTTTTTATTCAGAACCCATATTTAAAAGCAATTCTGATAATCATTCCTTTAGCATTTTTAATTTTCACATTAAATTTTTTCAGAGATCCGGAAAGGATAACACCGGATAAAAATAATATTGTTGTATCACCTGCTGATGGAACTGTTCTTTTCGTTAAGGAAGTAGTTGATAATAATTTTATTAAAGGAAAAGCTAAACAGATTTCCATCTTTATGTCTCCGTTGAATGTTCACGTTAACAGAATTCCGATTTCAGGAATAGTTGAACACGTTAAATATCATAAAGGTGAATATGTCGCGGCATTCGAAGACAAAGCCTCAGAAGTAAATGAGAGATCTGAATTTGTTATATCAAATGAAAAAGGAAAAGTATTCTTTACGCAGGTTGCAGGATTTGTTGCGAGAAGAATCATATATGAACTAACTGAGAATGATTCAGTTAAAATGGGTGAAAGATTTGGTATGATAAAATTCGGTAGCAGGGTTGATGTTGTTGTACCCTTTGACTGGAAAGAAAAAGTTAAGAAAGATGACAAAGTATCTGCTGGTGAAACTATTCTTTTTGAAATCCCGTAA
- the pssA gene encoding CDP-diacylglycerol--serine O-phosphatidyltransferase, translating to MNRFRINASFIPNLFTSMNMFCGFLSIINASTGNFNYAAWLIIIASIFDALDGAVARLTHSSSKLGVELDSLSDVVSFGAAPSFLVYSTSLHSIGTIGIIISSLLMLAGGFRLARFNVQLVGFSKNYFTGLPIPSSAITVAAFVLAYYKQQGFDKPYSDFVIPLVLLLSFLMVSKIKYDTLPKISLKGLLEKPVHSVIIVAAIVLLIFTSYEGLFYIFVFNIIFGIFRSVYHWFSKTK from the coding sequence ATGAACCGATTCAGGATTAACGCTTCATTCATCCCGAACTTATTCACATCAATGAATATGTTTTGCGGATTCTTATCCATTATAAATGCAAGTACAGGTAATTTTAATTATGCAGCATGGTTAATAATCATTGCCTCAATCTTTGATGCATTGGATGGAGCCGTTGCGAGATTAACACACTCAAGCAGTAAACTTGGAGTTGAACTCGATTCTCTATCAGATGTAGTCAGTTTTGGTGCAGCACCTTCCTTCCTTGTTTATAGCACTTCACTTCATTCAATAGGTACTATCGGGATAATAATCAGCTCACTTCTAATGCTCGCAGGTGGATTCAGGCTTGCAAGATTTAATGTTCAACTTGTAGGGTTTTCAAAAAATTATTTTACAGGATTACCGATACCATCATCAGCAATTACAGTTGCTGCATTTGTGCTAGCTTATTACAAACAACAGGGATTTGACAAACCTTATTCAGATTTCGTAATACCGTTAGTGCTTCTTCTATCCTTCCTGATGGTTAGTAAAATAAAGTATGATACACTCCCAAAAATTTCATTAAAGGGTTTACTTGAAAAACCAGTTCATTCAGTAATAATTGTTGCCGCTATCGTTCTTCTCATCTTCACTTCGTATGAAGGACTCTTCTATATCTTTGTTTTCAACATCATATTTGGTATTTTTCGCTCAGTTTATCACTGGTTTTCAAAGACGAAATAA
- the purS gene encoding phosphoribosylformylglycinamidine synthase subunit PurS, with amino-acid sequence MYKAQVIIKRRPSILDPQGKAVEKGAAHLGLTNISGTRIGKFIEFTVDVNDKSSAEKEVSEYCHKLLSNPIMEDYEFTLEEVK; translated from the coding sequence TTGTACAAAGCACAGGTAATAATTAAACGCCGTCCATCTATACTCGACCCCCAAGGCAAAGCAGTTGAAAAGGGAGCTGCTCATCTGGGACTTACAAACATAAGCGGCACAAGAATTGGTAAATTCATTGAGTTCACAGTTGATGTTAATGATAAATCTTCCGCAGAAAAAGAAGTTTCAGAGTACTGTCATAAACTTCTCTCCAATCCCATTATGGAAGATTATGAATTCACTCTTGAGGAAGTTAAATGA
- the purQ gene encoding phosphoribosylformylglycinamidine synthase subunit PurQ: MKPKFGVVVFPGSNCDHDAYFSLHKVLNYDVEFLWHKDTDLKQSDVIVLPGGFSYGDYLRTGSIARFSPIMNSVIEFAEKGGKVIGICNGFQILLEAGLLPGVMLKNKSLQFVCKDITLSVENYDTIFTKGIEKERTLKIPVAHGEGNYFADEATISKLIKNNQIVFKYSSADSTDDEYNPNGSVLDIAGIINEKGNILGMMPHPERCCDPVLGKTDGAFIFNSIAKYIYN, from the coding sequence ATGAAACCAAAATTTGGTGTAGTTGTATTTCCCGGCTCTAACTGTGATCACGATGCATATTTCTCATTACACAAAGTTCTTAATTATGATGTTGAATTCCTCTGGCATAAAGATACTGATCTGAAACAAAGTGATGTTATAGTTTTGCCGGGAGGATTTTCTTACGGCGATTATCTCCGTACTGGTTCGATAGCGCGATTCTCCCCTATCATGAATTCTGTTATAGAATTTGCTGAGAAAGGTGGAAAAGTAATCGGCATCTGTAACGGCTTTCAAATATTACTTGAAGCTGGTTTACTGCCGGGAGTAATGTTGAAAAATAAATCTCTTCAATTTGTTTGCAAGGATATTACACTAAGTGTTGAAAACTACGATACCATCTTTACAAAAGGAATTGAAAAAGAAAGAACATTAAAAATTCCTGTTGCGCATGGTGAAGGAAACTATTTTGCCGATGAAGCAACAATTTCAAAACTGATAAAAAATAACCAGATAGTTTTTAAGTATTCATCAGCAGATTCAACCGATGATGAGTACAACCCGAATGGCTCTGTATTAGATATTGCCGGCATCATAAATGAAAAAGGAAATATTCTTGGAATGATGCCGCACCCTGAAAGATGCTGTGATCCGGTACTTGGTAAAACTGATGGTGCGTTTATTTTTAATTCAATTGCAAAATATATTTATAACTAA
- the tatA gene encoding twin-arginine translocase TatA/TatE family subunit translates to MFGNLGAGEIILILLVILLLFGAKKIPELAQGLGKGMKEFKKSLKDVEEEIKVTDSDKKSDKS, encoded by the coding sequence ATGTTTGGTAACTTAGGCGCCGGTGAAATAATTCTGATTCTGCTGGTCATACTTTTATTGTTTGGTGCTAAGAAGATTCCTGAACTTGCTCAGGGTCTTGGCAAAGGTATGAAGGAATTCAAAAAATCTTTGAAAGATGTTGAAGAAGAAATCAAGGTAACTGATTCAGATAAAAAATCTGATAAAAGTTAG
- the gatA gene encoding Asp-tRNA(Asn)/Glu-tRNA(Gln) amidotransferase subunit GatA — protein MLPYSNYSEKISLIKSGTLSLVDNASFFLNRIKSQSHLNAFNEVYPDSLEQAKVIQEKILSGNAGRIAGCVIAVKDVLSIKGKRTTCSSNILKNFESVYTATAVQKLIDEDAIIIGKTNCDEFAMGSSNENSAFGNVLNPVDESRVPGGSSGGSAAAVAAYLCDASLGTDTGGSIRQPAAFCGIYGLKPTYGRVSRYGLTAFASSFDSIGPFTRNIYDAALLLSIISGKDENDSTSVPKDVPDYLLSMNNIQSFSVGIPKEYFAEGLDQEIKSAIEKIIEQLKQKGVAVKEVSLPMTDYTISAYYILTTAEASSNLARYDGARYGYRSQNFSDLNEMYVNSRTEGFGSEVKRRIMLGTYVLSAGYYDAYYRKAQKIRRLIKEDFDHAFSEVDLLITPTTPTTAFKFGEKSSDPLEMYLSDIYTTSANLAGIPGLSIPIAKNSDGLPIGMQILGNQFEEEKIFRMAKIIME, from the coding sequence TTGCTTCCGTATTCAAACTATTCCGAAAAAATTAGTCTAATAAAATCAGGAACATTATCCTTAGTTGATAATGCTTCCTTTTTTTTAAATCGTATCAAATCACAATCACACCTGAACGCTTTCAATGAAGTCTATCCCGATTCACTTGAACAGGCAAAAGTAATTCAGGAAAAAATTCTTTCAGGCAATGCAGGCAGAATTGCTGGTTGCGTAATTGCAGTGAAAGATGTTCTGTCAATAAAAGGAAAAAGAACTACCTGTTCATCGAACATTCTAAAAAATTTTGAATCAGTCTATACAGCAACTGCAGTTCAAAAATTAATTGATGAAGATGCGATTATCATAGGCAAAACAAACTGTGATGAATTTGCAATGGGTTCATCGAATGAAAATTCAGCATTTGGCAACGTATTAAATCCGGTTGATGAATCACGGGTTCCCGGCGGTTCAAGCGGCGGTTCAGCCGCTGCTGTAGCTGCTTATCTTTGCGATGCATCACTTGGTACTGACACAGGCGGATCAATCAGGCAGCCCGCAGCTTTCTGTGGAATCTACGGTTTGAAGCCAACTTATGGCAGAGTATCAAGATATGGATTGACAGCATTTGCTTCGTCATTTGATTCGATAGGTCCATTCACAAGAAATATTTATGATGCTGCTCTTCTGCTAAGCATCATTTCCGGCAAAGATGAAAATGATTCAACATCAGTTCCAAAAGATGTTCCTGATTATCTTTTGTCAATGAACAACATACAAAGTTTTTCAGTTGGAATTCCAAAAGAATATTTTGCCGAAGGATTAGATCAAGAAATAAAATCCGCAATAGAAAAGATCATCGAACAATTAAAACAAAAAGGTGTGGCAGTAAAAGAAGTTTCACTGCCTATGACAGATTACACAATCTCAGCTTACTATATTCTTACAACTGCAGAAGCATCATCCAACTTAGCTAGATATGACGGTGCGAGATATGGTTATCGATCACAGAATTTTTCTGACCTGAATGAGATGTATGTCAACTCAAGGACAGAAGGATTCGGCTCCGAAGTAAAAAGAAGAATTATGCTCGGCACTTATGTTTTATCCGCAGGTTATTATGATGCATACTATCGCAAGGCTCAGAAGATAAGAAGATTAATCAAAGAAGATTTTGACCACGCATTTAGTGAAGTTGATTTACTCATTACACCAACGACTCCAACCACAGCATTTAAGTTTGGTGAAAAATCTTCTGATCCACTTGAAATGTATCTCAGTGATATTTATACAACGTCAGCGAACCTGGCAGGTATTCCCGGGCTAAGTATTCCAATAGCAAAAAACTCCGATGGACTTCCGATCGGCATGCAAATTCTCGGGAATCAATTTGAGGAAGAAAAAATATTCAGGATGGCAAAAATTATTATGGAATAG